The DNA sequence CTAGTTCTAACAGAGCAACATCTGATTTGTCTGATTTAAAAGAAGCTATAGCTTTAACTGGTTCTCGATCTTGAAATTTGATTGTAATTTGTGAATTATCAATGTTTGCAGGACAACTCCTACATGCATTTACTCCTGAAGATATAAGCTTACAACTTGGCTTATCAATGCAAATACTATGCTTTGAAGTAATAACATACTTGCTTTTTCCACAAGCACTTTTGAAAGCAAACCCAGTGCTCTCAGGTGCTCCAACTTTTATAGATACAATATTATTTTGATAGGTCATATGTGAACTCTAAGGCATTATCCAATGGGAAATGGCATCTGTCTTCAAATGATTGTGTAAAAGTTTTGATCCTGTCGCTCTCCGAGGTAAAGTGTATAAATGACTCAGGAAATCTTTTGGTAAGTCTGGCGATAGTTTTCATTGAAGGGTGACCATGAGTATTATAGCCATCGCTGCAAACAACAAAATTCTCACAATCAATTTGGTTAAAAAATTCCTGACTATTATTATGTTCGCTAGAGTGATGTGACAGTTTAACAAGGTCAAAAATTTGTGGTTTATCCTGATCCGCTAGATAGGCTTCCACAATATCCATATGGCAATCACCAAGAAATAATAAACGATTATCGCCATATTCTAATATGAAAGCAAAAGAGGAACCGTTAGGCTCTCTAGTATCTGGCTCGAATGTATCTTCTAAATTGATAGCGTCTAAAGCGTCGTCAAGACAAGTATAATTGACATTTTTAGATGCCTTTTTACTTTTAGCCAAACGTTCTTCTTCTTTTTTTACTGCCACCTTCTCTTCTCTAATAGCCCAGCTTTTTAGCTTACTCATTTTAGATATATTTGGTGAAATAAACCGAAGAGTAATATCCCCAAGTTCTATAGTGTTTAAACTACCCTCATGAACTACAAGGCTCTCTATATCAATATTTGTATCCTTGACGGTTTTATATAAGTTCAAGTCTTGTCGATATGATGCTTTTCCAGAATCTACAAATTGATCGTCTTCTAGTTCAGCTACCGTGTTAAAAATAATCTTGTTAATTTTAACAATATTATTGGTGATCAAACCTGTAAACCCACCAATGTGATCGTCATCGTTGTGAGTAAGTATAGCTAAATCAATATCTTTATTACCACCTAAGATACGCGTTAGTACACTCGTAACCGTCAATCTGCCAACGCCCTTACTCGGACCTGAGTCTATTAATATTTTCTTATTGGAGACTAGATCAGTGATGAGAGTACAATCACCTACGCCTGCATTTATGAATTGAATTTTAAGTTGAGACATTACGTAAACAACAATTATGCACTTGGATAGTGTACTCTAACACAATCAAACATGATTTTAATGTGACATAGATTAAAGGACTATTAAGTCAAAGAGTTACACTTACTTTCACACACACAAATAATTGATATAAATTAGGTTAAGAGCACTTGAAGATAACCTGTTAATGCACAGGAGACTATGTAGGAAGTACATATAGTGAAAGCGCGGATGTTTGATAGCCGGAGAGCTATGTTAACACTATGGCTGAACTATCGAACTGAGAATGCCAAGCTTTGAGAATATCTCTTAAATACTCTGTATTCAGTTGTTAATTAAGAA is a window from the Psychromonas ingrahamii 37 genome containing:
- a CDS encoding ComEC/Rec2 family competence protein, with protein sequence MSQLKIQFINAGVGDCTLITDLVSNKKILIDSGPSKGVGRLTVTSVLTRILGGNKDIDLAILTHNDDDHIGGFTGLITNNIVKINKIIFNTVAELEDDQFVDSGKASYRQDLNLYKTVKDTNIDIESLVVHEGSLNTIELGDITLRFISPNISKMSKLKSWAIREEKVAVKKEEERLAKSKKASKNVNYTCLDDALDAINLEDTFEPDTREPNGSSFAFILEYGDNRLLFLGDCHMDIVEAYLADQDKPQIFDLVKLSHHSSEHNNSQEFFNQIDCENFVVCSDGYNTHGHPSMKTIARLTKRFPESFIHFTSESDRIKTFTQSFEDRCHFPLDNALEFTYDLSK